The following proteins are co-located in the Camelina sativa cultivar DH55 chromosome 12, Cs, whole genome shotgun sequence genome:
- the LOC104732082 gene encoding monothiol glutaredoxin-S5-like, which translates to MENLQKMISEKSVVIFSKNSCCMSHTIKTLFFDFGVNPTIYELDEINRGKEVEKALAQLGCSPTVPVVFIGGQLVGGANQVMSLHLNRSLLPMLKRAGALWL; encoded by the coding sequence ATGGAGAATCTACAAAAGATGATCTCTGAGAAGTCGGTAGTGATCTTTAGCAAGAACTCTTGCTGCATGTCTCACACAATCAAAACTCTCTTCTTCGACTTTGGTGTTAACCCGACGATCTATGAACTAGACGAGATCAACAGAGGGAAAGAGGTAGAGAAAGCATTGGCTCAGCTCGGGTGCAGTCCCACCGTACCGGTGGTGTTCATAGGAGGGCAGCTTGTTGGTGGAGCCAATCAAGTCATGAGTCTCCATCTCAATCGTTCTCTCCTTCCCATGCTTAAGCGCGCTGGAGCATTATGGCTTTGA